In Trichocoleus desertorum NBK24, the following are encoded in one genomic region:
- a CDS encoding methyltransferase domain-containing protein — protein sequence MQLQRILLLFASVGVVSLGTAACTQQRNFEADAQSSTQTNTPTVAPTAQPQERQADVPFVPTPPEVVEGMLELAKVGPNDVLYDLGSGDGRIVIAAAKEFGTRGTGIDINPELVQQSRENAQQAGVGDRTRFLQQDLFETDLSDATVVTLYLLPDVNLKLRPKLLRELRPGTRIVSHAFDMGDWKPERVEQIQGRTIYYWVVPEQVPANLQ from the coding sequence ATGCAACTACAAAGAATCCTTTTGTTATTTGCTAGCGTTGGAGTCGTTAGTTTAGGGACTGCCGCCTGCACCCAACAGCGCAATTTTGAAGCCGATGCTCAAAGCAGCACCCAGACTAACACACCAACAGTTGCACCCACCGCTCAACCCCAAGAACGGCAAGCAGATGTACCCTTTGTCCCAACTCCCCCCGAAGTGGTTGAGGGCATGCTGGAGCTAGCTAAAGTAGGGCCTAACGATGTTCTCTATGACTTGGGCAGCGGTGATGGCCGCATTGTGATCGCGGCTGCAAAAGAGTTTGGGACTCGTGGTACTGGAATTGACATCAATCCAGAATTAGTACAGCAAAGCCGAGAAAATGCTCAACAAGCTGGAGTGGGCGATCGCACCCGTTTTCTACAGCAAGACTTGTTTGAAACTGATCTGAGCGATGCTACAGTTGTCACGCTTTACTTGCTCCCAGATGTCAATCTCAAGCTGCGTCCAAAGCTCCTGCGAGAACTCAGACCCGGAACTCGAATTGTATCCCACGCTTTCGACATGGGCGACTGGAAACCAGAACGAGTTGAGCAAATCCAAGGAAGAACCATTTACTACTGGGTAGTGCCCGAACAAGTCCCTGCTAACCTGCAATAA